A single window of Oreochromis aureus strain Israel breed Guangdong linkage group 7, ZZ_aureus, whole genome shotgun sequence DNA harbors:
- the idh2 gene encoding isocitrate dehydrogenase [NADP], mitochondrial, producing the protein MAGYLKVLSSLSRSAGAAFSRNPAVLAPAANCQTLQQRNYADKRIKVANPVVEMDGDEMTRIIWEFIKEKLILTNVDVELKYFDLGLPYRDQTDDQVTIDSALATKKYSVAVKCATITPDEARVEEFGLKKMWKSPNGTIRNILGGTVFREPIICKNIPRLVPGWTQPITIGRHAFGDQYRATDFVVDQPGKFKIVFSPADGSTSKEWEVFDFPAGGCGMGMYNTDESITGFAHSCFQYAIGKKWPLYMSTKNTILKAYDGRFKDIFQDIFEKNYKPEFDKLKIWYEHRLIDDMVAQVLKSSGAFVWACKNYDGDVQSDILAQGFGSLGLMTSVLVCPDGKTIEAEAAHGTVTRHYREHQKGRPTSTNPIASIFAWTRGLEHRGKLDGNPDLIKFAQTLEQVCVATVESGTMTKDLAGCIHGLSNVKLNEHYVNTTDFLDAIKTNLDKALGK; encoded by the exons ATGGCTGGATACTTGAAAGTCCTCAGCTCCCTTTCGAGATCTGCTGGAGCTGCTTTTTCCAGAAACCCCGCGGTGCTTGCGCCGGCTGCAAATTGTCAGACTTTGCAACAAAGAAACT ATGCCGACAAACGCATCaaagtggcgaatccagtggtGGAGATGGACGGAGACGAGATGACCAGGATCATCTGGGAGTTCATTAAAGAGAAG CTCATCCTGACCAATGTTGATGTTGAGCTGAAGTACTTCGACCTGGGTCTGCCATATCGCGACCAGACTGATGACCAGGTCACCATCGACTCCGCCCTGGCTACCAAGAAGTACAGCGTGGCGGTTAAGTGTGCCACCATCACACCTGACGAAGCCAGAGTTGAAG agttTGGCCTGAAGAAGATGTGGAAGAGTCCCAACGGCACCATCAGGAACATCCTGGGCGGCACAGTCTTCCGTGAGCCAATCATCTGCAAGAACATTCCCCGGCTTGTTCCTGGCTGGACACAGCCCATCACCATTGGCAGACATGCCTTTGGTGATCAG TACAGAGCAACAGACTTTGTCGTCGACCAGCCCGGCAAATTCAAGATAGTCTTCTCACCTGCTGATGGCAGTACAAGCAAGGAATGGGAGGTCTTTGACTTCCCTGCGGGTGGCTGTGGAATGGGCATGTACAACACAGATGAG TCTATTACAGGCTTTGCACACAGCTGCTTCCAGTACGCTATTGGCAAGAAGTGGCCCCTGTACATGAGCACAAAGAACACCATTCTTAAAGCCTATGATGGCAGATTTAAAGACATCTTCCAGGATATCTTTGAAAA GAATTACAAGCCAGAGTTTGACAAACTGAAGATCTGGTATGAGCACAGGCTTATTGACGATATGGTCGCCCAAGTGCTGAAGTCTTCCGGAGCCTTTGTGTGGGCTTGCAAGAACTATGACGGAGACGTTCAGTCCGACATCCTTGCGCAGG gcTTTGGCTCTCTGGGACTCATGACATCAGTTCTTGTCTGTCCTGATGGCAAGACTATTGAGGCTGAGGCAGCCCACGGCACTGTGACCAGGCACTATCGTGAGCACCAAAAG GGTAGGCCAACCAGCACTAACCCCATTGCCAGCATCTTTGCCTGGACCCGAGGCCTGGAGCACAGAGGGAAACTTGATGGCAACCCTGACCTCATAAA GTTCGCCCAGACGCTGGAGCAGGTGTGTGTTGCAACTGTTGAGAGTGGTACTATGACCAAGGACCTGGCAGGTTGCATCCACGGCCTGTCCAA TGTCAAGCTGAACGAGCATTACGTCAATACTACAGACTTCCTCGACGCCATCAAGACAAATCTGGATAAGGCCCTTGGAAAGTGA